A genomic segment from Blastococcus sp. PRF04-17 encodes:
- a CDS encoding histidine phosphatase family protein: protein MTTVILLRHGRTTANTGGVLAGWTPGVQLDETGAAQVRAVGERLAKVPLAAVVSSPLERCRQTSAAVAAGRDLQVATDDRLGEARYGDWTGRTIKELTKDPLWRVVQQHPSAAVFPGPEGEGLAQTQARAVSAVREWNARLGPDAVWLACSHGDVIKAILADALGLHLDQFQRIVVDPASVSVVTYTDTRPFVVRVNDVGGDVSALIPPPRKRRRRKASSDAVVGGGAGTTV from the coding sequence GTGACCACCGTGATCCTCCTGCGCCACGGCCGGACGACGGCCAACACCGGAGGCGTGCTCGCGGGCTGGACCCCGGGCGTGCAGCTCGACGAGACCGGCGCCGCGCAGGTGCGGGCGGTGGGGGAGCGGCTGGCCAAGGTGCCGCTGGCCGCGGTCGTCAGCAGCCCGCTCGAGCGCTGCCGGCAGACCTCGGCGGCGGTCGCCGCCGGCCGGGACCTCCAGGTGGCGACCGACGACCGCCTCGGCGAGGCGCGCTACGGCGACTGGACCGGCCGCACGATCAAGGAGCTGACCAAGGACCCGCTGTGGCGCGTGGTCCAGCAGCACCCCTCCGCGGCGGTGTTCCCGGGCCCCGAGGGGGAGGGGCTGGCGCAGACCCAGGCCCGCGCCGTCTCCGCCGTCCGGGAGTGGAACGCGAGGCTCGGCCCCGACGCGGTCTGGCTGGCCTGCAGCCACGGTGACGTGATCAAGGCGATCCTGGCCGACGCTCTGGGCCTGCACCTGGACCAGTTCCAGCGCATCGTCGTCGATCCGGCGTCGGTCTCCGTCGTCACCTACACCGACACCCGGCCGTTCGTCGTCCGGGTGAACGACGTCGGGGGTGACGTGTCCGCTCTGATCCCACCGCCGAGGAAGCGGCGCCGCCGCAAGGCGTCCTCCGACGCCGTCGTCGGCGGCGGCGCCGGGACGACCGTCTGA
- a CDS encoding DUF3090 family protein, with protein MPRQVHLFDRPSRFVAGTVGQPGDRTFYLQASDESGRTVSVALEKTQVQILADRMNELLDEIAGRPGAVIPPDADVDDLDPLTAPVDEEFRVAAMGLAWDGNEEAVVVEAVAAGDEPIDEDAILSDSEEGPDALRVTITPMAARAFVARARRVVAAGRPPCPLCSLPLDPSGHVCPRQNGYRR; from the coding sequence GTGCCACGTCAGGTCCACCTCTTCGATCGTCCGAGCCGATTCGTCGCCGGCACCGTGGGCCAGCCGGGCGACCGCACCTTCTACCTCCAGGCGTCCGACGAGTCCGGCCGCACGGTGAGCGTCGCCCTCGAGAAGACCCAGGTGCAGATCCTCGCCGACCGCATGAACGAGCTCCTCGACGAGATCGCCGGCCGCCCGGGCGCGGTCATCCCGCCAGACGCCGACGTCGACGACCTCGACCCGCTCACCGCCCCCGTGGACGAGGAGTTCCGGGTGGCCGCCATGGGTCTGGCGTGGGACGGCAACGAGGAGGCCGTCGTCGTCGAGGCCGTGGCCGCCGGCGACGAGCCGATCGACGAGGACGCGATCCTGTCCGACAGCGAGGAGGGCCCCGACGCCCTTCGGGTGACCATCACGCCGATGGCCGCCCGGGCGTTCGTCGCACGCGCCCGCCGCGTCGTGGCCGCCGGCCGCCCGCCGTGCCCCCTGTGCTCGCTACCCCTCGATCCCTCCGGGCACGTCTGCCCACGGCAGAACGGCTACCGCCGCTGA
- a CDS encoding SCO1664 family protein: MSEQPVEPDLRPPSDDAEALRLLREGEIDVEGRLLDASNVTLIGTIRSGALAAECVYKPVAGERPLWDFPDGTLAGREVAAYLVSEATGWRVVPPTVLREGPFGPGMVQLWVDGDERVDLGVFVRRDDPALRRMAVYDAVVNNADRKGGHIIPMPGGHVHGVDHGICFSVDPKLRTLLWRWAGKPLTVEALEVLERLGDELRGDLGEQLHEHLTRREVACTRQRVAELLRSGRHPEPSGEWPALPWPPF; encoded by the coding sequence ATGAGCGAGCAGCCGGTCGAGCCGGACCTCCGGCCACCCTCGGACGACGCCGAGGCGCTCCGCCTGCTGCGAGAGGGCGAGATCGATGTCGAGGGGCGGCTGCTCGACGCCTCCAACGTGACCCTGATCGGCACGATCCGCTCGGGGGCGCTGGCCGCCGAGTGCGTCTACAAGCCGGTGGCGGGGGAGCGGCCGCTGTGGGACTTCCCCGACGGCACCCTCGCCGGCCGGGAGGTCGCGGCCTATCTGGTGTCGGAGGCCACCGGCTGGCGGGTGGTCCCGCCTACGGTGCTGCGGGAGGGACCGTTCGGGCCGGGCATGGTGCAGCTGTGGGTGGACGGCGACGAGCGCGTCGACCTGGGTGTCTTCGTCCGCCGCGACGACCCCGCGCTGCGCCGCATGGCGGTCTACGACGCCGTGGTGAACAACGCCGACCGCAAGGGCGGCCACATCATCCCGATGCCCGGCGGCCACGTGCACGGCGTCGACCACGGCATCTGCTTCTCCGTCGACCCGAAGCTGCGGACGCTGCTGTGGCGCTGGGCGGGCAAGCCGCTGACGGTCGAGGCCCTCGAGGTGCTGGAGCGGCTCGGCGACGAGCTGCGCGGCGACCTGGGTGAGCAGCTGCACGAGCACCTGACCCGCCGCGAGGTGGCCTGCACGCGGCAGCGGGTGGCCGAGCTGCTGCGCAGCGGCCGGCACCCCGAGCCCAGCGGCGAGTGGCCCGCGCTGCCCTGGCCCCCCTTCTAG
- a CDS encoding maleylpyruvate isomerase family mycothiol-dependent enzyme, with the protein MELDEYLPVLEKTNRRCCDAAAEAVLEHGWQAPVPGCPGWRLDDLVWHLSEVQHFWAWVVRTRAPDPSTYVEPARHPDDELLGFLAAQNAELETVLAGADPAERVWTWAAQQDVAFVLRRQTLEATVHTADVEQVLGDVRPIPAAVGLDGLDEWLDVMVPSALPHGPPAGAHPLVFHAVDADAERTLFPGSRPFPIAVLTGNAGDLLLAAWRRVPIEVLTVDGDPAQAAAMIGLVSLE; encoded by the coding sequence ATGGAGCTCGACGAGTACCTCCCGGTCCTGGAGAAGACCAACCGGCGCTGCTGCGACGCCGCCGCCGAGGCGGTGCTCGAGCACGGGTGGCAGGCGCCGGTGCCCGGCTGCCCCGGCTGGCGGCTCGACGACCTGGTCTGGCACCTGTCGGAGGTGCAGCACTTCTGGGCGTGGGTGGTGCGGACCCGGGCGCCCGACCCGTCGACCTACGTCGAGCCCGCGCGGCATCCGGACGACGAACTGCTCGGGTTCCTGGCCGCGCAGAACGCCGAACTCGAGACCGTGCTGGCCGGCGCCGACCCGGCCGAGCGGGTGTGGACCTGGGCAGCGCAGCAGGACGTCGCCTTCGTGCTGCGCCGGCAGACCCTCGAGGCGACCGTCCACACCGCCGACGTGGAGCAGGTGCTGGGCGACGTCCGGCCCATCCCCGCGGCCGTCGGCCTCGACGGGCTGGACGAGTGGCTCGACGTCATGGTGCCGAGCGCGCTGCCGCACGGCCCGCCCGCGGGCGCCCATCCGCTGGTCTTCCACGCCGTCGACGCCGACGCCGAGCGGACGCTCTTCCCGGGCAGCCGACCGTTCCCGATCGCCGTGCTGACCGGCAACGCCGGAGACTTGCTGCTGGCGGCCTGGCGGCGGGTGCCGATCGAGGTCCTCACCGTGGACGGCGACCCGGCGCAGGCCGCCGCGATGATCGGCCTGGTCTCGCTGGAGTAG
- a CDS encoding HD domain-containing protein: protein MSGPFRFTDRAAREAAETELAPAAARSATSRGRARPEPADPLRTEFERDRDRILHAKAFRRLKHKTQVFLNPDGDHFVTRLTHTLQVTQVARSLARALGLNETLAEAIALAHDVGHSPFGHLGEDALEPYVAGGWHHAAQGVRIVEVLEHLNLTEEVRDGVRSHSWKIDPPPSTREGECVRYADRIGYLSHDALDAIRAGVLRLGDLPARPLEVFGEPGSEMVGRMIDAVVEGSLSAANTAGVVVMAPEKLEAMHELRAFMFERVYNSQTAAGQKHVAIDVIRRLVDHHLAHPELIPQSYRDPDADVLTQVVDYVSGMTDRFALAMHDRLFDADAAARMVPLLRTT, encoded by the coding sequence ATGAGCGGGCCCTTCCGGTTCACCGATCGTGCCGCACGGGAGGCGGCGGAGACCGAGCTGGCACCCGCGGCGGCCCGGTCGGCGACCAGCCGCGGGCGGGCACGGCCCGAGCCGGCCGACCCCTTGCGGACCGAGTTCGAGCGCGACCGCGACCGCATCCTGCACGCGAAGGCGTTCCGCCGGCTGAAGCACAAGACGCAGGTCTTCCTGAACCCCGACGGCGACCACTTCGTCACCCGGCTCACCCACACGCTCCAGGTCACCCAGGTCGCGCGGTCGCTGGCACGGGCGCTCGGCTTGAACGAGACGCTGGCCGAGGCCATCGCGCTGGCCCACGACGTCGGTCATTCGCCGTTCGGCCACCTCGGCGAGGACGCGCTGGAGCCCTACGTCGCCGGCGGCTGGCACCACGCCGCGCAGGGGGTGCGGATCGTCGAGGTGCTCGAGCACCTGAACCTGACGGAGGAGGTCCGCGACGGCGTCCGGTCGCACAGCTGGAAGATCGACCCGCCGCCGTCGACGCGCGAGGGCGAGTGCGTGCGGTACGCCGACCGGATCGGCTACCTCTCCCACGACGCGCTGGACGCGATCCGCGCCGGCGTGCTGCGGCTCGGCGACCTGCCGGCACGCCCACTGGAGGTCTTCGGCGAGCCGGGCAGCGAGATGGTCGGCCGCATGATCGACGCCGTCGTCGAGGGCTCGCTGTCGGCGGCCAACACCGCCGGCGTGGTCGTCATGGCACCCGAGAAGCTCGAGGCGATGCACGAGCTGCGGGCGTTCATGTTCGAGCGGGTCTACAACTCGCAGACCGCTGCCGGGCAGAAGCACGTGGCGATCGACGTCATCCGGCGCCTGGTCGACCACCACCTCGCCCACCCCGAGCTGATCCCGCAGAGCTACCGGGATCCCGACGCCGACGTCCTCACCCAGGTGGTCGACTACGTGTCGGGCATGACCGACCGGTTCGCCCTCGCGATGCACGACCGCCTCTTCGACGCCGACGCAGCAGCGAGGATGGTTCCCCTCCTGCGTACCACCTGA
- a CDS encoding PAC2 family protein produces the protein MTDPTSIPADLPQLTDPLVVVAFEGWNDAGDAATGAVEHLELIWDAKPLAALDPEDYYDFQVNRPTVSQVGGVSRRIEWPTTRISVARPPDSDRDVVLIRGIEPNMRWRGFCEELLAILEELDVSIVVALGALLADTPHTRPTPVTGSAYDSESARAYGLETSRYEGPTGILGVFQDACVQAGLPAISFWAAVPHYVSQPPSPRATVALLQRVEEVLELTVPLGALPQQAEDWVKTVDEMANEDAEVVEYVRSLEERATEVDLSQANGDQIAREFERYLRRRGNI, from the coding sequence GTGACCGACCCGACGTCCATCCCCGCGGACCTGCCCCAGCTGACCGACCCGCTCGTGGTCGTCGCGTTCGAGGGCTGGAACGACGCCGGGGACGCCGCGACGGGCGCGGTCGAGCACCTCGAGCTCATCTGGGACGCCAAGCCGCTGGCCGCGCTCGACCCCGAGGACTACTACGACTTCCAGGTCAACCGCCCGACCGTCTCGCAAGTCGGCGGCGTGAGCCGGCGGATCGAGTGGCCCACGACCCGCATCTCGGTCGCCCGGCCGCCGGACAGCGACCGGGACGTCGTCCTCATCCGCGGCATCGAGCCGAACATGCGCTGGCGCGGGTTCTGCGAGGAACTGCTGGCGATCCTCGAGGAGCTCGACGTCTCGATCGTGGTGGCACTCGGCGCGCTGCTGGCCGACACGCCGCACACCCGGCCCACGCCCGTGACCGGTTCCGCCTACGACTCGGAGTCCGCACGGGCCTACGGCCTGGAGACCTCGCGCTACGAGGGGCCCACCGGCATCCTCGGCGTGTTCCAGGACGCGTGCGTGCAGGCCGGTCTGCCGGCGATCAGTTTCTGGGCCGCCGTCCCCCACTACGTGTCGCAGCCGCCGTCGCCGCGGGCCACCGTGGCCCTGCTGCAGCGGGTGGAGGAGGTCCTCGAGCTGACCGTGCCGCTCGGCGCGCTGCCGCAGCAGGCCGAGGACTGGGTCAAGACCGTCGACGAGATGGCCAACGAGGACGCCGAGGTCGTCGAGTACGTGCGCTCGCTCGAGGAGCGAGCCACCGAGGTGGACCTCTCCCAGGCCAACGGCGACCAGATCGCCCGCGAGTTCGAGCGCTACCTGAGACGCCGGGGCAATATCTGA